The genomic DNA GGTGCGACGTGATGCCGGGGAGGTCCCCCATGCCGTCGCCATTGTTGTCAGCGAACGAGCGCGGGTAGATCTGGTAGATGACAGCGGAACGCCACCACTCGGAACCGGCAGTGTCAGTAAGCAGAGTCATGGCGCTAAGGCTACGGGAACACGTTTCGCAGGGCGAAAACGCCGCCGGATAGTCTTGTCTCCATGCCCCGCAATACTTCTGAGGCTTTGGCGCGCGCCGAATCTCTCATCGTTTCTATCCCCGACTATCCGAAGCCGGGGATCGTCTTTCGCGACATCGCTCCGTTGCTGGCGGATGCCGATGCTCTTCGCGCGACGGTCGATGGTCTTCTCGAGCCGTTCGAGGGGACTTTCGATGTCGTCGCGGGAATCGAAGCACGCGGTTTTCTTCTCGCCGGTGCTGCGGCGATTGCTGCGGGCGTAGGACTCATTCCGATCCGCAAAGCCGGCAAGCTCCCGCGACCGGCGGCGTCCGTGTCGTACACCCTTGAGTACGCGGACGCGGCAATCGAAATGCACGACGACATCGCACCCGGCACGCGCGTCTTACTGCTCGATGACGTGCTCGCAACGGGGGGCACGATCGCGGCCGCCCACACGTTGGTGGCCGAAGTCGGTGGGGTCGTCACCGGCACCGCGGTGTTGCTCGAACTCGATGGCCTCGGCGGACGATCAGCTGTGGGTGACGACAACCTGCACTCGTTGTTTCACGTGTAACGCGATGCCTTAACTGCCGCGATACGTCGAGTACGCGAACGGGCTCAGTAGCAGCGGCACGTGATAGTGGCGCTCGTCGGTCACAGTGAAGGTGACAGTGGCCGACGGGTAAAACGTCTCGACGCCCTGGCTGGAAAAGTAGGCACCCGTCGCGAACGTCAGTGCGTAGTCGCCGCGTGCGAGTATTTCTGGCCCGAGTGCGAGTCTTCCGTCGGAGTCGGTATTGCCCTCGGCGACAACGCCTCCCGTGACATCGGCGAGAACAACCCCGACGCCGGTAGCTGGCACGCCGGTGCTCGCATCGAGGATGTGAGTCGTGAGGTGAGTGGTCATTCCTGCTCCTCAGGGGTCACGGCATCCGTGCCGATTGTTGTGCGAAGACGCAGGAGTGCGATTTCCGCGAGCTGTTCGGTCGCTTCGCGTGCTTCGTCGGCCTCATCGTTCTCGAGGCGGCGGTGCAAGTGCGACAGCATTTCTGCGGGGGTCCGCCCCGCGGCGCG from Microbacterium endophyticum includes the following:
- a CDS encoding adenine phosphoribosyltransferase, with protein sequence MPRNTSEALARAESLIVSIPDYPKPGIVFRDIAPLLADADALRATVDGLLEPFEGTFDVVAGIEARGFLLAGAAAIAAGVGLIPIRKAGKLPRPAASVSYTLEYADAAIEMHDDIAPGTRVLLLDDVLATGGTIAAAHTLVAEVGGVVTGTAVLLELDGLGGRSAVGDDNLHSLFHV
- the uraH gene encoding hydroxyisourate hydrolase produces the protein MTTHLTTHILDASTGVPATGVGVVLADVTGGVVAEGNTDSDGRLALGPEILARGDYALTFATGAYFSSQGVETFYPSATVTFTVTDERHYHVPLLLSPFAYSTYRGS